Proteins encoded in a region of the Clostridium beijerinckii genome:
- a CDS encoding leucine-rich repeat domain-containing protein produces the protein MKKLKLTKVIASALVVASVLMLNPIGASAEWKQNKTGWWYAEGNSWATGWRVIDGSLYYFDTKGYMLGSMPNEFRDEYGINSSGQFANVTIEGAWAFCKQTGEIVAYVGKDSNVVIPDKIDNVAITSIGNKAFYRNKNITNITIPNSIKSIERSALVGCTGLTSINIPASVKSIGGYALTGCTSLKNISVDINNITFKSVDGVLYSKDGTKIVNYPVGKVDEKYTIPDGVTDIEWNAFSGGVNLKSIEIPSTVTSIGSSAFDGCKNLNSITIPDGVTDIGIGTFYGCTNLSSIKIPNTVITIEHSAFQNCINLTSIVLPDSITKIEEGAFNGCKNTLFNVKSESVKQLLIKAGVDYNKIVGNS, from the coding sequence ATGAAAAAATTAAAATTAACAAAAGTAATAGCTAGTGCTTTAGTGGTAGCTTCAGTATTAATGTTAAATCCAATAGGTGCAAGTGCAGAATGGAAGCAGAATAAAACAGGTTGGTGGTATGCAGAGGGAAATTCATGGGCCACAGGCTGGAGAGTAATTGATGGAAGTTTATATTATTTTGATACAAAAGGCTATATGTTAGGTAGTATGCCAAATGAGTTTAGGGATGAATATGGAATTAATAGTAGTGGTCAATTTGCAAACGTCACAATTGAAGGAGCATGGGCTTTTTGTAAACAAACTGGTGAAATAGTGGCCTATGTAGGTAAGGACAGCAATGTAGTAATTCCAGATAAAATTGATAACGTTGCAATAACAAGTATAGGGAACAAAGCATTTTATAGAAATAAGAATATAACAAATATAACTATTCCAAATAGTATAAAAAGCATAGAAAGATCAGCACTTGTTGGATGTACAGGTTTAACAAGCATAAACATTCCTGCTAGCGTAAAAAGTATAGGTGGATATGCATTAACGGGATGTACAAGCTTAAAAAATATATCTGTAGATATTAACAATATAACTTTTAAGAGCGTTGATGGAGTATTGTATAGCAAAGATGGAACTAAAATAGTAAATTATCCTGTTGGAAAAGTTGACGAAAAATACACAATTCCAGATGGTGTGACAGATATAGAGTGGAATGCATTTTCTGGAGGAGTAAATTTAAAAAGTATAGAAATACCTAGCACTGTAACAAGTATAGGAAGTAGTGCCTTTGATGGATGTAAGAATTTAAACAGTATAACTATTCCAGATGGAGTTACAGATATAGGAATTGGTACTTTTTATGGATGTACAAACTTAAGCAGTATAAAAATTCCTAATACTGTCATAACAATAGAGCATAGTGCATTTCAAAACTGCATTAACTTAACAAGCATAGTTCTTCCTGACAGTATAACTAAAATAGAAGAAGGGGCATTTAATGGATGTAAAAATACCTTGTTTAATGTAAAAAGTGAGTCAGTGAAACAGCTTTTAATTAAAGCTGGTGTAGATTATAATAAAATTGTAGGGAATTCCTAA
- a CDS encoding ABC-F family ATP-binding cassette domain-containing protein has translation MIKIDNLSYSFPNKDLYHNISFTLENDQHCAFIGSSGSGKSTLIDIIMDPENYMFDGTLEIDPNCRIGYVSQFCEVDNTKETTVFEYLCEDYIKLQNEITSICSLMETSTDIDALLEKYQEALDALDVIGGDDFESTLSKKLNLANLSKLKDSKISDLSGGEFKLIQVIREMLNSPDLMIMDEPDVFLDFENLNSLKNLINSHKGMMLVITHNRYLLNNCFNKIIHLENHELQEFDGSYIDYNFTLLQTKIELQELSVADDEEIERNERIIKRLRDRAEVTGETAAGRYLKGKMKFLERLESRRIKRPFVEIKQPYIRLTTKNQVEEKVALKVNNYSAGFDEILLENVNFEIKSNDKVAIVGLNGTGKTTLLRDIFKNDNPAIEIDSEIEVAYLSQLQGEILNESNTILEEFLDAGFKTYDDVENYISNYDFEEERINQKIKDLSGGEKNILQLAKISASKANMLLLDEPTSHLDIYSQMALEEAIEKYNGAILMISHDYYSIINCVDYVLLIEDKTIRKMNMRKFRKMIYAKYFDKDYLEIEQKKRDLEMKIAISLRNTDFERAKALSEELEALIKLL, from the coding sequence ATGATAAAAATTGATAACTTGTCGTACTCATTTCCAAATAAGGATCTATATCATAATATTTCATTTACTTTAGAAAATGATCAGCATTGTGCTTTTATAGGTTCTAGTGGTAGTGGAAAAAGTACACTAATAGATATAATCATGGATCCTGAGAACTATATGTTTGATGGTACTCTAGAGATTGATCCAAATTGCAGGATTGGTTATGTGAGTCAGTTCTGTGAGGTAGATAACACAAAAGAAACAACAGTTTTCGAATATCTATGTGAAGATTATATTAAACTGCAAAATGAGATAACTTCTATTTGTAGCTTAATGGAAACCTCTACTGATATTGATGCCCTACTAGAAAAATATCAGGAAGCTTTAGATGCTCTTGATGTAATTGGTGGAGATGATTTTGAAAGTACTCTTAGTAAGAAATTAAATCTTGCAAATCTAAGTAAGCTTAAAGATTCAAAGATATCAGATTTAAGTGGTGGAGAGTTTAAGCTTATCCAAGTAATTAGGGAAATGCTTAATAGTCCAGACTTAATGATTATGGATGAACCTGATGTATTTTTGGACTTTGAAAATCTTAATTCTCTTAAAAACTTAATAAATTCTCATAAGGGAATGATGTTAGTTATTACTCACAATAGATATCTATTGAATAATTGTTTTAATAAAATTATTCATCTAGAAAATCATGAACTCCAAGAGTTTGATGGAAGCTATATAGACTATAACTTTACATTACTTCAAACTAAAATTGAACTTCAAGAACTGTCTGTTGCTGATGATGAAGAAATTGAGAGAAACGAACGCATAATCAAGAGACTGAGAGATAGAGCTGAAGTTACAGGCGAAACTGCTGCTGGAAGGTATCTAAAAGGTAAAATGAAATTCCTAGAAAGATTAGAATCTCGTAGAATAAAAAGACCTTTTGTTGAAATTAAGCAGCCTTATATACGTTTAACTACTAAAAATCAAGTTGAAGAAAAAGTTGCTCTAAAAGTTAACAATTATAGTGCTGGCTTTGATGAGATACTTTTAGAAAATGTTAATTTTGAGATTAAATCTAATGATAAAGTAGCTATTGTTGGTTTAAATGGTACAGGAAAAACCACTTTGCTTAGAGACATATTTAAGAATGACAACCCTGCTATTGAAATAGATTCTGAAATTGAAGTTGCATATTTATCACAGCTTCAAGGCGAAATATTAAATGAGTCTAATACAATACTTGAAGAATTCCTAGACGCAGGATTTAAAACTTATGATGATGTTGAAAATTACATTTCAAACTATGATTTTGAAGAAGAGAGAATCAACCAAAAAATAAAAGATTTATCTGGTGGCGAAAAGAATATACTTCAATTAGCTAAAATTTCTGCAAGCAAAGCAAATATGCTGCTTTTAGATGAGCCAACAAGCCATTTAGATATATATTCACAAATGGCTCTTGAAGAAGCCATAGAAAAATACAATGGTGCTATTTTAATGATATCTCATGATTACTATTCCATAATTAATTGCGTAGATTATGTTTTACTCATTGAAGATAAAACAATCAGAAAAATGAATATGAGAAAATTTAGAAAGATGATTTATGCGAAATACTTTGATAAAGACTATTTAGAAATTGAACAAAAGAAAAGAGATTTAGAAATGAAAATAGCCATATCACTAAGAAACACAGATTTTGAACGTGCAAAAGCCTTATCTGAAGAGTTGGAAGCATTGATTAAATTGCTTTAA
- a CDS encoding leucine-rich repeat domain-containing protein translates to MLNPIGANAEWKHNLAGWWYAEGDSWATGWSEIDGKWYHFNSRGYMEHDKTIDGYYLDSSGAWKEVMTTSENLKFDKSTGTIVGYSGVNTVVNIPSEIDGVSVTSIGRGAFSTDNSSAKIESVTIPNSVTSIGESAFEWDSNLKAISIPESVKKIEKATFNGCIKLTSVTMPNGLTSIGQGAFSGCGNLTNIIIPDNVTYIDNVAFAGCHSLRSIDIPKSVKRIVGGAFENCDKLTSMNIHSSTVIGQYVFDGTPNVKITIVN, encoded by the coding sequence ATGCTAAATCCAATAGGTGCAAATGCAGAATGGAAACATAATTTAGCAGGATGGTGGTATGCAGAAGGAGATTCATGGGCCACAGGCTGGAGTGAAATTGATGGAAAATGGTATCACTTTAATTCAAGAGGTTATATGGAACATGATAAAACCATTGATGGATACTATTTAGATAGTAGTGGAGCATGGAAAGAAGTGATGACAACAAGTGAAAATTTGAAATTTGATAAATCAACTGGAACAATAGTAGGATATAGCGGAGTTAACACGGTTGTAAATATACCTAGTGAAATTGATGGTGTTTCAGTTACAAGTATAGGAAGAGGAGCATTTTCTACTGATAATAGCTCAGCTAAAATAGAGAGTGTAACAATACCAAATAGTGTGACAAGTATAGGAGAAAGCGCTTTTGAATGGGACAGCAATTTAAAAGCAATTAGTATACCTGAAAGTGTAAAAAAAATAGAGAAAGCAACATTTAATGGTTGTATTAAGTTAACTAGTGTGACAATGCCTAATGGTCTAACAAGTATCGGGCAAGGGGCTTTTTCAGGCTGTGGAAACTTAACTAATATAATAATACCAGATAATGTAACATATATAGATAATGTAGCTTTTGCCGGTTGCCATAGTTTAAGATCTATAGATATACCTAAAAGTGTGAAAAGAATTGTAGGGGGTGCATTTGAAAATTGTGATAAACTAACATCAATGAATATACATAGTAGTACTGTTATAGGACAATATGTATTCGATGGGACCCCTAATGTAAAAATCACAATTGTAAATTAG
- a CDS encoding MFS transporter, whose protein sequence is MNKKHQYISFVAIILGFFMALLDTTVVNITLPRMTEYFNTTIDHISWVVNAYNLATAVILVTASRLADQFGRKKMFISGVFLFTISSFLCGISNSLQAIILFRTLQGLAAAFVVPVAAPLSAEIFPPEMRKTIMALWGAFAGLAAASGPSIGGIVTQFFNWRYIFFINIPIGCICIILTIKFIKESYDPTASKNIDFFGIITISIAMFCLTFALMKANEKGWTSSFILSFFAISAIAFILFVIIELKVKEPMVPLSLFKSIPFTNGSITLFLLGLGMMSGTYLLSFFLIQIKGLNQLSAGLIISTMSLTSMIFSILATVLTKKLGSRLTSALGILLLCISCYLNSSLTQNSSNIDFILRLIVAGSGTGLSMATLIGSVMANVPLDKIGIASGINNMTRTLGTVLGVALFLTIFTSNMTTQMYDAKDSAIQTIQNDTVFDDETKQQMITSIKTGINKNVSLSEILNTIAEKEATVLTSAQAMDEDKIKESFENQKKETKKIVSNIQDTFLTYTVKAFSFTFKVSAIILLPGILFALFSDKKRSRDMKNKRLVENINNA, encoded by the coding sequence ATGAACAAAAAACATCAATACATTTCTTTTGTAGCTATTATCTTAGGATTTTTTATGGCATTGTTAGATACAACTGTCGTAAATATCACTTTGCCTAGAATGACTGAATACTTTAATACCACTATAGATCATATTTCTTGGGTAGTAAATGCCTATAATCTAGCTACTGCAGTTATTCTAGTAACTGCTTCAAGACTTGCAGATCAATTTGGCAGAAAAAAAATGTTTATTTCAGGAGTATTTCTATTTACTATATCTTCATTTCTATGCGGTATTTCAAATTCCCTTCAAGCAATTATATTATTTAGAACACTTCAAGGGCTAGCCGCAGCTTTTGTTGTACCTGTCGCAGCGCCTCTTTCTGCCGAAATATTTCCACCAGAAATGAGAAAAACTATTATGGCACTTTGGGGAGCTTTTGCAGGTCTTGCTGCTGCAAGTGGACCATCTATTGGGGGTATAGTAACTCAATTTTTTAATTGGAGATATATTTTCTTTATTAATATACCTATAGGTTGTATATGCATAATATTGACTATAAAATTCATAAAGGAATCTTATGACCCAACCGCAAGCAAAAACATAGACTTTTTTGGAATTATAACAATCTCAATTGCTATGTTCTGCTTAACTTTCGCATTAATGAAAGCTAATGAAAAAGGTTGGACTTCAAGCTTCATCCTTTCCTTCTTTGCAATTTCTGCTATAGCCTTTATACTATTTGTCATTATTGAACTAAAAGTTAAAGAGCCCATGGTTCCTCTTAGTTTATTTAAATCTATACCATTTACAAACGGATCAATTACGCTATTTTTACTCGGTCTTGGTATGATGTCTGGTACCTACTTACTATCTTTTTTCCTAATTCAGATTAAAGGATTAAATCAGCTTTCAGCAGGACTTATTATTTCAACTATGTCCTTAACTTCAATGATTTTTTCAATATTAGCTACTGTTTTGACAAAAAAATTAGGCAGTAGATTAACTAGTGCATTGGGCATTCTTTTACTTTGTATTTCTTGCTACTTAAATAGTTCTCTTACTCAAAATTCTTCAAATATAGATTTTATTTTAAGATTAATTGTTGCTGGTTCTGGTACGGGATTAAGTATGGCAACACTAATAGGTTCTGTAATGGCTAACGTTCCTTTAGACAAAATAGGAATAGCTTCTGGAATAAATAATATGACAAGAACACTTGGAACTGTACTTGGAGTTGCCTTATTTTTGACTATATTTACATCAAATATGACTACCCAGATGTATGATGCTAAAGACTCTGCTATTCAAACAATACAGAATGACACTGTATTTGATGATGAAACAAAGCAACAGATGATTACTTCTATCAAAACAGGTATTAATAAAAACGTTAGTCTTTCAGAAATATTAAATACAATTGCTGAAAAAGAAGCTACTGTGTTAACCTCTGCTCAAGCTATGGATGAAGATAAAATTAAAGAAAGTTTTGAGAATCAAAAGAAAGAAACAAAAAAAATAGTATCTAATATCCAAGATACCTTTTTGACTTATACTGTTAAAGCTTTTAGTTTTACATTTAAAGTGAGCGCTATAATTCTCTTGCCAGGCATATTGTTTGCATTATTCAGCGATAAAAAGAGAAGTCGTGATATGAAAAATAAGAGGCTTGTTGAAAACATAAATAATGCATAA
- a CDS encoding (deoxy)nucleoside triphosphate pyrophosphohydrolase — MKKTINVVAAIIKNDSGEILCALRSPTMKSPNLWEFPGGKIEANETPKEAIEREIFEELNCKVRYINIHNENRHEYDDFIVNLITTNCELVNSYPKSNEHAALLWLKPESLLSLKWAPADIPAVLEIIKNHAII; from the coding sequence ATGAAAAAAACTATTAATGTTGTAGCTGCAATTATAAAAAATGATAGCGGAGAAATATTATGTGCTTTACGCTCTCCTACTATGAAATCGCCAAATCTTTGGGAGTTCCCAGGTGGTAAAATAGAAGCTAACGAAACTCCAAAAGAAGCTATTGAAAGAGAAATTTTTGAAGAATTAAATTGTAAAGTGCGATATATTAATATACATAATGAAAATAGACATGAATATGATGATTTTATTGTAAATTTGATAACTACTAACTGCGAATTAGTAAATAGCTATCCTAAATCTAATGAACATGCAGCTTTATTATGGCTGAAACCAGAAAGCCTGCTTTCTTTGAAGTGGGCTCCTGCAGATATTCCTGCTGTGCTTGAAATAATAAAAAATCATGCCATTATTTAG
- a CDS encoding Rpn family recombination-promoting nuclease/putative transposase, which produces MDKTLKELNLEDDFLFAKVMSDKEICKELLEKILEIEIEKVELVEEQKTIDLLLESKGIRLDVYVKDENNTIYNVEMQRGKHKNLPKRLRYYQGSIDLDLISKGEDYRKLAKSYIIFICTFDLFNKGRHKYTFQNVCLEDSDIILNDQAQKILLNTKGIMKDLSYELLEFLDYIEDSTEDRVKHAKGNLVKNIHKRVNEVKNDISVEVEFMTLLERDREKIEEGKIEGKMEGLKETILDNLKELGNVPQNLVECINEQNNIDILKRWTKIAIISKDFDEFQEKIK; this is translated from the coding sequence ATGGATAAGACATTAAAGGAATTAAATCTTGAAGATGATTTCCTTTTTGCAAAGGTTATGAGTGATAAAGAAATTTGCAAAGAATTATTAGAAAAGATTTTAGAAATTGAAATAGAAAAAGTCGAACTAGTTGAAGAGCAAAAAACCATAGATTTATTGCTAGAGAGCAAGGGGATTAGACTTGATGTTTATGTTAAAGATGAAAATAATACAATTTATAATGTAGAGATGCAACGAGGAAAACATAAAAATTTGCCTAAAAGACTAAGATATTATCAAGGAAGTATAGATTTAGACTTGATAAGTAAGGGTGAAGATTATAGGAAACTTGCAAAGAGCTACATAATATTTATTTGTACATTTGATTTGTTTAATAAAGGTCGTCATAAATATACTTTTCAAAATGTATGCTTAGAAGATAGTGATATAATCTTAAATGATCAAGCACAAAAAATACTATTAAATACTAAAGGAATCATGAAAGACTTAAGTTATGAGTTGCTGGAATTTCTTGATTATATAGAAGATTCAACAGAAGATAGAGTAAAGCATGCTAAAGGAAACCTTGTTAAAAATATACATAAAAGAGTTAATGAAGTTAAAAATGATATTTCGGTGGAGGTGGAGTTCATGACTTTATTGGAAAGAGATAGAGAGAAAATTGAAGAAGGAAAAATAGAAGGGAAAATGGAAGGATTAAAAGAAACTATTTTAGATAATTTAAAAGAACTAGGGAATGTGCCACAAAATTTAGTTGAGTGTATAAATGAACAAAATAATATAGATATATTAAAGAGATGGACTAAAATTGCAATTATTTCTAAAGATTTTGATGAATTCCAAGAAAAGATAAAATAA
- a CDS encoding DDE-type integrase/transposase/recombinase: MINKFLLETVIYLIEIIKYLMTLLVGKNLLKSISDEPVKKEYRKLQVDDQPIFDVPEKLNYKLLIAEYEFKHGKEFAPVKPRKNKALAPKDVICPKCGAPHTYLYDNNGGRGQYLCKVCDTTFNPKNYYQKSIVLRCPHCSKTLERIKARKDFYVYKCKNDNCSFYQNNLKSMTKSEKQDFKKNPGKFKVRYIFRDFTFDFKPLSKESPVKSKVSLPNIMISSYTLGLILTYYVNYGLSSRKTAALLKDIHDIKISHQAILNYVNAVSIVVKPFIDNYDYKLSDSFCGDETYIKVNGKWNYIFFFFDAVKKIILSYRVSPHRDTETAVKAIDDVLSKLKEIPEDLNLITDGNPIYLLAQHFFASHSIKFDVTQVIGLTNKDEVSKEYRPLKQIIERLNRTFKGNYRATTGFGSPNGSVAFVTMFVAYFNFLRPHSALEGKTPVILEELESMSNMPTRWCKFIELSQDFVLNNCTITA; this comes from the coding sequence ATGATTAATAAGTTTCTTCTTGAAACTGTAATTTATCTTATTGAAATTATAAAGTATCTCATGACTTTGCTGGTTGGCAAAAACTTGCTTAAAAGCATTTCGGACGAACCTGTTAAGAAAGAATACCGAAAGCTTCAAGTAGATGATCAACCAATCTTTGATGTTCCCGAAAAACTTAACTATAAGCTTCTAATAGCTGAATATGAGTTTAAGCACGGCAAAGAATTTGCTCCTGTGAAACCTCGCAAAAACAAAGCGTTAGCTCCTAAGGATGTTATCTGTCCTAAGTGTGGTGCTCCACATACCTATCTTTACGATAATAACGGAGGCCGAGGACAATATCTTTGCAAAGTCTGTGATACCACATTCAATCCTAAAAATTACTATCAGAAATCCATAGTGTTAAGATGTCCTCACTGCAGTAAAACACTTGAAAGAATCAAGGCGCGTAAGGATTTCTACGTTTATAAGTGTAAGAATGATAATTGCTCTTTTTACCAAAATAATCTTAAATCAATGACAAAATCTGAAAAACAAGATTTTAAGAAGAATCCTGGTAAGTTCAAAGTTAGATACATATTTAGAGATTTCACTTTTGACTTTAAGCCACTTTCTAAAGAAAGTCCGGTAAAATCAAAGGTTTCTCTTCCAAACATTATGATTTCTTCTTACACCTTAGGACTCATTCTAACTTACTACGTTAACTACGGTTTATCTTCCAGAAAGACAGCTGCATTGCTTAAAGATATTCATGATATTAAAATATCTCATCAAGCAATTTTAAACTATGTTAATGCCGTTTCAATTGTAGTTAAGCCATTTATAGATAACTACGATTATAAACTTTCTGACTCTTTCTGCGGCGATGAAACCTACATAAAAGTTAACGGTAAGTGGAACTATATTTTCTTCTTTTTTGATGCTGTTAAAAAGATTATTCTATCTTACAGAGTATCACCACATAGAGATACCGAAACGGCTGTAAAAGCCATCGATGATGTTCTAAGTAAGTTAAAAGAAATACCTGAAGATCTTAATCTTATAACTGATGGTAACCCTATATATCTTCTTGCACAGCACTTCTTTGCAAGCCATAGTATAAAATTCGATGTTACTCAAGTTATAGGCTTAACCAATAAAGATGAAGTTTCAAAAGAATATAGGCCATTGAAGCAAATTATTGAACGTCTTAACCGAACCTTTAAAGGCAATTATAGAGCTACTACTGGCTTCGGAAGTCCTAACGGGTCGGTTGCATTTGTAACTATGTTTGTGGCATACTTTAACTTTCTAAGACCACATTCTGCCCTTGAAGGCAAAACTCCTGTAATCCTTGAAGAGTTAGAGTCAATGTCCAACATGCCTACTAGATGGTGCAAATTTATTGAACTATCTCAAGACTTTGTTCTAAATAACTGTACAATAACTGCCTAA
- a CDS encoding NAD(P)/FAD-dependent oxidoreductase, with amino-acid sequence MKTDLLEKGAILQRDKETYAIAPHLTAGLVTPEILRNIADVAEKYNAAAIKVTGAQRIALVGLKEEDLDNAWDDLGMDPGAAVGLCVRSIKVCPGTTFCKRGLQNSVAVGSKLDSLYHGKELPNKLKMGVSGCPHSCADSAFKDIGLIGSGKGWMFYVGGKGGARPRIADRIALSVSEEKVYDLIEKVIEVYRENATNRERLGDYIDRVGLDEFKEQINLNSYL; translated from the coding sequence ATGAAAACTGATTTATTAGAAAAAGGGGCAATATTGCAAAGGGATAAGGAAACATATGCAATTGCTCCACATTTAACTGCTGGACTTGTAACTCCAGAGATTTTAAGAAATATTGCAGATGTAGCTGAAAAATATAATGCAGCAGCTATTAAAGTTACAGGAGCTCAAAGAATTGCATTAGTTGGATTAAAAGAAGAAGATTTAGATAATGCTTGGGATGATCTAGGGATGGACCCAGGTGCAGCAGTAGGTCTATGTGTAAGAAGTATAAAAGTATGTCCAGGGACTACTTTTTGTAAAAGAGGTCTTCAAAATTCAGTAGCAGTTGGTTCAAAATTGGACAGCTTATATCATGGAAAAGAATTACCTAATAAATTAAAAATGGGAGTAAGTGGTTGCCCTCATAGCTGTGCAGATAGTGCATTTAAAGATATAGGATTAATAGGAAGCGGAAAAGGATGGATGTTCTATGTTGGCGGAAAAGGTGGAGCTAGACCAAGAATAGCAGATAGAATAGCACTTTCTGTATCAGAAGAAAAGGTATATGATTTAATAGAAAAAGTTATTGAAGTATATAGAGAAAATGCAACTAACAGAGAAAGATTAGGAGATTACATAGATAGAGTAGGATTAGATGAGTTCAAAGAACAAATAAATCTTAATAGTTATCTATAA
- a CDS encoding PadR family transcriptional regulator: MSSINLIILGYLQNKEKSAYEMVKEFEVWNLTKWLKISTPSIYKNIIKLCDNGYLNSRTVKEGEMPEKTLYSLNEKGNLYFNELMEESSKNIGNVYLEFNAFLANIENLPEEKRKEYLKNFKDKAEERRAFAESIYNDTKQHKDKIGSEFLILDLYNEFYNVLQKWSEKVFDYYN; this comes from the coding sequence TTGTCTTCAATTAATTTAATAATACTTGGATATTTGCAGAACAAAGAGAAAAGTGCCTATGAAATGGTTAAGGAATTTGAAGTCTGGAATCTTACTAAGTGGTTAAAGATTAGTACCCCGTCAATTTATAAAAATATAATTAAGTTATGTGATAATGGGTATTTAAATTCAAGAACTGTTAAAGAAGGTGAAATGCCAGAAAAAACATTATATTCATTGAATGAAAAAGGAAATTTATATTTCAATGAACTAATGGAGGAAAGTTCAAAAAATATAGGAAATGTTTATTTAGAGTTTAATGCATTTTTAGCTAATATAGAGAACTTACCAGAAGAAAAAAGAAAAGAATACCTTAAAAACTTCAAAGACAAGGCAGAAGAACGTAGAGCTTTTGCAGAGTCAATTTATAATGACACGAAACAGCACAAGGATAAAATTGGTTCTGAATTTCTTATATTAGATTTATATAACGAATTCTACAATGTTTTACAAAAATGGTCTGAAAAAGTTTTTGATTATTACAATTAA
- a CDS encoding metallophosphoesterase — MIAEKKLAEKRLTEAYKNAKIEYFDNNSKYIFFSDCHRGDGTPSDEFAKNQNIFLFALEFYFNNGYTYVEVGDGDELWEHSNFKHIRLAHDEVYALLKKFFDSDRLIMLYGNHNVHLKYSNFVEKNYYKFYDEYNEEEIELFPGITPYEAVVFKHKNTGQEILTVHGHQGDRMNDNLWRFNMLTVRYFWKFLHSIGFINPASPVKSSERIHKIERIYSHWIKMNKIMIICGHTHRPHFPKVKELPYFNDGSCVRASGIQGIEIVDGKIMLIEWRIRTDSEGILHIKRKILRGPEQIEKFDLRNNKTNMK, encoded by the coding sequence ATGATAGCAGAAAAAAAGCTCGCTGAAAAGCGATTAACAGAAGCTTATAAGAATGCTAAAATTGAATATTTTGATAACAACTCTAAATATATATTTTTCAGTGATTGCCATAGAGGCGATGGTACACCCTCTGATGAATTTGCAAAAAACCAAAATATCTTTCTATTTGCATTAGAATTCTATTTTAATAATGGATATACTTATGTGGAAGTTGGCGATGGAGATGAACTTTGGGAACATTCTAACTTTAAACATATAAGACTTGCACATGATGAAGTATATGCTCTACTAAAAAAGTTCTTTGATTCTGATAGATTGATTATGTTATATGGTAATCACAATGTACACTTAAAATATAGCAATTTTGTAGAAAAGAATTATTATAAATTCTATGATGAATATAACGAAGAAGAAATAGAGTTGTTTCCTGGGATCACACCATATGAGGCAGTGGTATTTAAACATAAAAACACAGGCCAGGAAATACTAACTGTTCATGGTCATCAAGGAGACAGAATGAATGATAATTTGTGGCGTTTTAATATGCTTACAGTAAGATATTTTTGGAAATTTCTTCACTCAATAGGATTCATAAATCCTGCAAGCCCCGTAAAGAGTTCTGAAAGGATTCATAAAATCGAGCGTATTTATAGTCATTGGATTAAAATGAACAAAATTATGATCATCTGCGGACATACTCATAGGCCCCACTTTCCAAAAGTCAAGGAATTACCTTACTTCAATGATGGATCATGTGTTAGGGCAAGTGGAATCCAAGGAATTGAAATAGTAGATGGAAAAATAATGCTTATTGAATGGAGAATCAGAACTGATTCAGAGGGTATTCTTCATATAAAAAGAAAAATATTAAGAGGTCCAGAGCAAATTGAAAAATTTGACCTAAGAAATAACAAAACAAATATGAAATAA